The sequence CAGAAGCTGAAACGATTTGCGGTGATAGCATGAGATTCCGGCCTGTAGAATGGCTTTACGGTGCTCCATGGTAGGATAACCTTTATTTTTTCTCCATTTATACACAGGATATTCATTATCAAGATTTTCCATAATTTTATCCCTGAATGTTTTTGCCAGAATGGATGCTGCTGCAATTGAGAGGTAAGTGCTATCACCTTTTACGATACACCTGAATGGTATATCTGTTTCCGGTCTGAAGCGGTTTCCGTCAATCAGCAATAGCTCAGGAGTAACGGAAAGTTTTCTGATTGCTTGATTCATGGCTTTAAAGGTAGCATTCAGGATGTTGATCCGGTCAATCGTTTCGTGGTCAATAATCCCGATACCGTATGTGATAGCCTTTTCTTTAATGATTTCTGAAAGATAATCTCTTTGTCTGGCAGAAAGTTTTTTGGAGTCATTAATTAAGGGATGATTAAAACCTTCAGGGAGTATTACGGCAGCAGCCACCACAGGCCCGGCAATACATCCCCTTCCGGCCTCATCAATGCCAGCTTCGAGTTTTTCAGAAAAACACGTATTCAATCCCATTTTTCAATGCAGCTCAGACTAATTGTAACTTTTTATTTTATCTTCAACATCTTTTAAAAGCTGATTCATTTGCCTGTAAATATTATCCAGTTGTGATTTGAAAAACTCACCCGAATGAGAGTCCCATACTTCGATAGTGGTATTTGCATCAGGTGATTCAATATAAAAATCTGTCAGCACTGTCTGATAATATCCGTCAGCAATACTCAGTATCATGTTGAAAAACACTTTACTTTGTTCGGTTTTAAAAAAGGTTTCATAAGAAGAGGGCACCATACAACGCAGGGTAATTTTCAATTGATCGGCATTTTTCGATTTAAGGGTTTTTGTTATTCCTTCTTCTTTTTCTGCAGAATACCTGAGCAACAAGGCATAAGCATCCTGAGGATTATCAGTTTTTGCTTTAAACTTATTTGTAAAAGTAACTTTTTCGCCAACATAAGGGAGTTTTAATTCTTCATTTACATGATATTCCTGAGGAACTTCCTCCCTGACTTCCTGTTTCCCCTTCTTTGTATATTTTTCGACTCTTTCTGAAGAAATTTTCCGTTCATTTGATCTTCCATCCTGCGTGAAGAAAATATATCCGCCTTCGACTTTTGAAATGGTCCCTATCTTCTGTTTCCCACTTTTGAAAATGATTGTATCCTGGGCATTCGAAAGAATGATACAGAATGAACAAATAATCAGGAGTAAAATAAATTTCATGATTTTTTAATTCAAATTAATGATACAAAGATAGGATTAATGAACAATCCGATAATTTAACATTTCAAACTTTTCCCTGTTTATCAGTTACCTTTTAAATTTACTAAGTATTAAGTTCTGAAATGTTGATAAGTACAATAACTTAAATAAAAAGTTGCTCTCTTCAGGATAACTTTGTTAGAAATTAAATGATGGTTTATTAGATTTAAATGAGCAAAAAAAGAAGGTCGGCCCATATTGTATTTTTTCTGATTATTCAATTTCTTTTTATTGTCGGGCTCTCTGTGAGCCAGCAGGTTGAGACTAAAAACAATAAATCAGATATTGGACAATTACTTAAATTAGCAGAGGGAAATACTGAGTCAAATCCCAGAAAGGCAATTGATTATGCAAAACAAGCCGATCTGGCTGCCAATGAAATAAACGATAATTTATCCAAGGCAAAAGCATTCTATCTGATTGGGGTTGCCTATTTCAATATGCAGGAAGTATCAAATGCACTTGATTACTTTGACCGAAGCCTTAGGCTTTCAAGGGTTTTCAGCTTTGATAACCTGATTGGAAAAAACAGATATTATTTTGGACGTTGTTTTATAGAAATCGGCAATTTTGAAAAAGCCCTGGAAGAACTGAATGAAGCTGCTGAACTCTTCAGCAAGTTAAACCTGAAAGAAGAACTGAATACAACCTATTATTTTCAGGGTATTGTCCATCTGAAAACAAATGATATTCCGGCAGCAAAAAAGAATTTTGAGGAAGCCCTCAGTTATTTCTTAAAAACAGAAAATCAGTTGTCCGGAAAAATTTATGAAAATCTGGCTCTTTGTGCTGTTGAAGAGAAAAACTTCAGCGAAGCCGAAAAACATTTCAATGAAGCCATCAGTTTTTATTCAAAAATTCAGCTGAAAGATGCATGGATTTATATTCAGTTTGGCAGATTTTTAACTTCAAGGGCAAAATATAATCAGGCAGCTGCAATATTTCAAACGGCTGTAAAAATGGCACAAGAGATTAAAAACAGTTATTACCTGGCATTAGCAACTGCTTTATTATCTGACACTTATCTAAAGATAGGCAATACTGTAAAAGCTGCAGAGCTGGCCAACAATAGTCTGAAAATCTCTGAAAAGTCTGACTATTATGATATTACCACCCAAAATTATTATACGCTGTATGAACAGGCGAAGAAATCAGGAAACACCGGAAAGGCATTGGATTATCTGGTTAAATACATAGCAGCAAAAGAAAAGAAAGAAGCCATTGAACACGAAACAACCATCAGAAACCTTAAAATAAGTTTTGGAACGCTTGAGCAAGATCGCGAAAATGAGCTTCTCAGAAAAAACAACCAGATACAGAACCTTAAACTTTCAAGGCAACGTACTTTAATTATTTTCCTGCTCCTTTTCGTGATATTACTTATCTCCGGATTGCATTTCATTTTCCGTCTTCTGCATCGCGACCGACAGCGAAACAAGCTTTTTGAAGAGCAAAACCAGCAACTGACCGAAACGCTGGCAAAGCTCCTTCAGAGTGAAGCAGAAAACCGCTCAGTCATCCGGAGTATTCCTGATAAAATGTATTTTATTGATTCCTCCGGACACTTTTTATCCAAGCCATCTCTGGCCTATTCCCTGAGTAAAGATGAGATTGAGCAGATTAAAGGAAAACATATTTCCGACTTTTTTCCACCCGATGTCGTTGACAGGATCAGGGAAATACAGGCAAAAACGTTAAATACAAAAGAAGTGCAGGTGCTTGAGTATGAAGTGCCTTCCGCTGAAGGAACTATTTACTATGAAGCCCGCTTTAATTACGTTTATGATAATGAACTGATGCTTATCATCAGGAATGTGACAGACAGAAAGCTACTTGAAAAAGAAATTATTGATGCAAAAGAGCGGGCAGAATCTGCCACAAAATCAAAGTCAATGTTTCTGGCAACCATCAGCCATGAATTACGAACCCCGCTGAACAGTATTATCGGAATGTCGGATTTGTTGCTGGAAACAAAACTTGATCTGACGCAAAGAAATTTTACAGAAGTCATTTATAGTTCGGGCAACACCCTGCTCAGCCTGATCAATGATATTCTCGATTTATCCAAGGCAGAAGCAGGCCAGCTGACCATTGATAATCGTCCGTTTTGCCCGGCTGATGTCATTGAAGAGACTACTAACCTGCTGGTTTTCAAAGCTAAAGGGAAAAACATTGAACTGTTTACCCGACTTTCTCCCAATATTCCTCATGAACTGATCGGAGACCCTGCACGCCTCTTGCAGATATTACTTAATCTGACCAATAATGCGATAAAATTTACCCATATTGGTAGTGTTACCATCGATGTAACTCCAGTAAAAATCCTTCACGATAGCGTTGAACTTAAATTTTCAATAATCGATACCGGTATTGGCATCTCCGAAGAAGATCAGGAAAACCTGTTTACTCCGTTTTTTCAGGCAGGTACGCAACATTCACTAAAAAATGAAGGTACGGGTCTGGGACTAAATATTTCGAAACGTCTGGTCGATCTGATGGGTGGGCAAATTGGTCTGAGCAGCGAAAAAGGGAAAGGGTCAACATTCTGGTTTACAATACCTTTCACACTACCAGCCAATAATGAGGAAGAAGAAAACCCTGATATTCCTGAAGAGCCGATTGCTGAAAAATCAGTCAAGGACATCAGAGTACTCGTTGCCGAAGACGATGTCATCAATCAAAAGCTGATAACCATTGTCTTAAACAAAGAAGGCTATACCTATGAAATAGCTAAAAACGGGCAGATAGCATTGGAAATGTATAAGTCAAATCCTTATCCGGTGATATTGATGGATATCGATATGCCTGTCATGGATGGAATCGAAGCAACCATACGCATCAGAGATTTCGAAAATACGCAGAAAATCAAAAGGAAATCGAAAATTATTGCTGTTACGGCAAAAATAGTCAGCGCTGATCAGGAAAAATGTTTTCAGGCAGGTATGGACGGTTTTATCAGCAAACCCTTCAAACCTGATGAACTGTTAAATACCATTAAAAAGCTTCTGGCCTCCTGATCGTCCGTCTTTAAGATTTTAATATTGAAAAATTTTGTAATATTGTACCTCATAATAAACAGTAAAATTCTGCACTATGCAAAAAAATCTTATATTAAGCATTTTGCTGATCATGAGCTGGCTTTTTATTAAAGCTCAGGATTTCACCGAAGCCGACAAGGTAAGAGGAATCTGGTTTACAGAAGACAATAAAAGCACCGTTGAAATATACCGTGCCAAAAACGGAAAATATTATGGTAAAATAACCTGGTTGAAAAATCCCCTTGAAGAGGATGGAACCCCCAAAGTGGACGACCAGAATCCTGATCCATCCAAACGGAAAGAACCACTCATCGGGCTGCTGATTTTAAAAGGTTTTGAATATAGAGGAAACGGCATTTACAAAGATGGCACCATCTATGACCCGGATAATGGAAAAACCTATAGCTGTATTATGACACTGACAGACATCAACCACCTCGACATCAGAGGATATATCGGTATATCACTGATCGGCCGCACCACCGAATGGGTCAGGAAAAAGCAATAGCTTTTTGTTTTTTAAATTTGGACAGCATTTCTGACATAAAACCGACTACGGTAAATATCAGGAAGGGAATAAGGTGAAAATGAAACCTTGACTCTCCGAAAAAAACCAGACTGACAAGCAGATAATAAAACAACATCATCAGTCCAATTTTATCAATGATATTCAATCGTTTATGAACAACTTGTATGGCTATTGCCATGATGTATAATATCAACAACAATAAATAGGCTCCATTGCCGAAAAAACCTATTTTCCTTAAAAGAAATATCTGATTTTCATTTTGTAAACCTCTCAGGTTCCAGAGTATTCCGTCCATTCCCGGCCAGAAAAAATAAAAAGCTTTTGCCGGTAATCGCTTCAAGGTCTCCACAGGATGATGAAGGATATAATCAATTGCCATCCGGGTTGCTATCCGGTTATACTCTGCTTCATTCTTAGCCTGATCAATACCTTTGAAAAAATCAGCATGACGATAAAATCTCCCTTCGGCATCCGGATTATTCCCGATGAGCAAATCGAGGCCACTATTGGTTGAAACCGGAACAAAGTCATTGAATACCTTATAGTTGCGTATGCTCCATGGCAAAATAACTATGGCCATCACCAAAAGAACAAAGATTGATTTTTTTAAAGCCAGACGGATATTTCTCCGGTATATCAATAAAATAATCAGCAAAGGAATAAAAAAAACAGCCGGACGGGTCAATACGGCCAAATCCCAGAGAACGGAAGAAATGATCAGATATAAACGATTGTTATTTAAATGGTTAAGTAAAAAATAAATCGCTGTCAAAAAGAGAAACAGGAAAAAGATTTCATTGTAAACCAGATTGACATAAGCCACATGATTAGGATATACTGAAAGTAAAATAGCTGACCAGCCGGCAATGTGTGGGTTTGGGACTGAAGATTTCAGCAAATTGTAAAACACAAATACAGCAATAAGATAAAGGAAAAGATTGGTTATGCGTGCAACCCACACATCGCAGGAAAAAATGCGGAAAACAATAGCAAGAAAAGCAGGATAACCAACAGGATAATAG comes from Sphingobacteriales bacterium and encodes:
- a CDS encoding ribonuclease HII, whose protein sequence is MGLNTCFSEKLEAGIDEAGRGCIAGPVVAAAVILPEGFNHPLINDSKKLSARQRDYLSEIIKEKAITYGIGIIDHETIDRINILNATFKAMNQAIRKLSVTPELLLIDGNRFRPETDIPFRCIVKGDSTYLSIAAASILAKTFRDKIMENLDNEYPVYKWRKNKGYPTMEHRKAILQAGISCYHRKSFQLLLNEKQLKLPF
- a CDS encoding response regulator, which produces MSKKRRSAHIVFFLIIQFLFIVGLSVSQQVETKNNKSDIGQLLKLAEGNTESNPRKAIDYAKQADLAANEINDNLSKAKAFYLIGVAYFNMQEVSNALDYFDRSLRLSRVFSFDNLIGKNRYYFGRCFIEIGNFEKALEELNEAAELFSKLNLKEELNTTYYFQGIVHLKTNDIPAAKKNFEEALSYFLKTENQLSGKIYENLALCAVEEKNFSEAEKHFNEAISFYSKIQLKDAWIYIQFGRFLTSRAKYNQAAAIFQTAVKMAQEIKNSYYLALATALLSDTYLKIGNTVKAAELANNSLKISEKSDYYDITTQNYYTLYEQAKKSGNTGKALDYLVKYIAAKEKKEAIEHETTIRNLKISFGTLEQDRENELLRKNNQIQNLKLSRQRTLIIFLLLFVILLISGLHFIFRLLHRDRQRNKLFEEQNQQLTETLAKLLQSEAENRSVIRSIPDKMYFIDSSGHFLSKPSLAYSLSKDEIEQIKGKHISDFFPPDVVDRIREIQAKTLNTKEVQVLEYEVPSAEGTIYYEARFNYVYDNELMLIIRNVTDRKLLEKEIIDAKERAESATKSKSMFLATISHELRTPLNSIIGMSDLLLETKLDLTQRNFTEVIYSSGNTLLSLINDILDLSKAEAGQLTIDNRPFCPADVIEETTNLLVFKAKGKNIELFTRLSPNIPHELIGDPARLLQILLNLTNNAIKFTHIGSVTIDVTPVKILHDSVELKFSIIDTGIGISEEDQENLFTPFFQAGTQHSLKNEGTGLGLNISKRLVDLMGGQIGLSSEKGKGSTFWFTIPFTLPANNEEEENPDIPEEPIAEKSVKDIRVLVAEDDVINQKLITIVLNKEGYTYEIAKNGQIALEMYKSNPYPVILMDIDMPVMDGIEATIRIRDFENTQKIKRKSKIIAVTAKIVSADQEKCFQAGMDGFISKPFKPDELLNTIKKLLAS
- a CDS encoding DUF2147 domain-containing protein: MQKNLILSILLIMSWLFIKAQDFTEADKVRGIWFTEDNKSTVEIYRAKNGKYYGKITWLKNPLEEDGTPKVDDQNPDPSKRKEPLIGLLILKGFEYRGNGIYKDGTIYDPDNGKTYSCIMTLTDINHLDIRGYIGISLIGRTTEWVRKKQ
- a CDS encoding glycosyltransferase family 39 protein, encoding MIFNQKKELLSRRFPYLAIALSLTILTRVFWMWYFHPEIASDARWFMEKGCMLSQGMPYFDEDNPTAYYPVGYPAFLAIVFRIFSCDVWVARITNLFLYLIAVFVFYNLLKSSVPNPHIAGWSAILLSVYPNHVAYVNLVYNEIFFLFLFLTAIYFLLNHLNNNRLYLIISSVLWDLAVLTRPAVFFIPLLIILLIYRRNIRLALKKSIFVLLVMAIVILPWSIRNYKVFNDFVPVSTNSGLDLLIGNNPDAEGRFYRHADFFKGIDQAKNEAEYNRIATRMAIDYILHHPVETLKRLPAKAFYFFWPGMDGILWNLRGLQNENQIFLLRKIGFFGNGAYLLLLILYIMAIAIQVVHKRLNIIDKIGLMMLFYYLLVSLVFFGESRFHFHLIPFLIFTVVGFMSEMLSKFKKQKAIAFS